The proteins below are encoded in one region of Catharus ustulatus isolate bCatUst1 chromosome 21, bCatUst1.pri.v2, whole genome shotgun sequence:
- the PKN3 gene encoding serine/threonine-protein kinase N3 codes for MAAMATPQGSSLLQLGNGVNLMDPSFQQKLEGEKELLRRAIQKELKIKEGAENLRKATTDRKNLVHIEHVLKSSNRKLEQLHWELQELNARIVITDKEESTTDGSVSPDPCLWERNPDPMARKVEALKKQLHVEMKVKQGAENMIQMYSTSKERKLLATAQQMLQDSKTKIEIIRMHIVKVSQSAGGMEDTVDPAVRMGTTISALELRIEELRHHLRIEAAVAEGAKNVLKILGGSRVQDRKFLAEAQGRLQESSQKIDLLRFSLERQLSELSPDHPKRALIKQELVNTSSLGARRGNIQPTSVIKPTALTGTLEVRLMGCQDLLENVPGRSRMTSSSPICGSPSDLRSLSRTRVGLGIHGRGVAGKYRNEEPCNEVLAVLKVDNKVVGQTNWGPVNNQAWDQSFAIELDRSRELEIAIYWRDWRELCAVKFLRLDDFLDNERHGMCLSLEPQGMLFAEVMFCNPVIERKPKLQRQKRIFPKQKGKEFLRAPQMNMNVAAWGRLMMSFLPPCSTISTLSPPLDDPNHTDFPPVSPQSHGDSVSKGSSDCPVAKLASADEAPPKPPRLFLVANSKESTPSPADSPCLKRLHVEEKSCSSPVTGFPIPASPRKRTVQLEDFHCIAMLGRGHFGKVLLAQYKATGKLYAIKALKKKDIIRRDEIDSLNCEKRIFEVVNSSDHPFLVNMFACFQTPHHACFVMEYTPGGDLMMRIHEDVFSEHTAQFYTACVVLGLQFLHEKKIVYRDLKLDNLLLDAEGFVKIADFGLCKEGIGFGDRTNTFCGTPEFLAPEVLTDISYTRAVDWWGLGVLIYEMLVGESPFPGDDEEEVFDSIVNDEVRYPRFLSTEALSIIRKLLRKCPERRLGAGEKDAEEIKIQPFFKGMDWDALFARRLKPPFVPTLRDPTDISNFDEEFTSQKPILTPPEEVALLTRKEQTVFKDFDFVSKHLLGV; via the exons ggcagctctctcttGCAGCTGGGCAATGGTGTGAACTTAATGGATCCAAGCTTCCAGCAGAAACTGGAGGGTGAGAAGGAGCTGCTTCGCCGGGCTATccagaaagaactgaaaatcaAAGAGGGAGCAGAAAACCTGCGCAAAGCAACAACAGACAGGAAGAATCTCGTTCACATCGAGCACGTGCTGAAATCTTCCAACCGAAAactggagcagctgcactgggaaCTTCAGGAGCTCAATGCAAGGATTGTGATAACAGACAAAGAGGAGAGTACCACAG ATGGATCTGTATCTCCAGATCCCTGTCTCTGGGAAAGAAACCCAGACCCCATGGCAAGGAAGGTTGAAGCTTTGAAAAAGCAGCTGCACGTTGAAATGAAAGTGAAGCAAGGAGCTGAGAACATGATCCAAATGTATTCAACATCCAAG GAGCGGAAGCTGTTGGCTACAGCTCAGCAGATGCTTCAGGACAGCAAGACAAAGATTGAAATAATCCGCATGCACATTGTCAAAGTATCTCAgtcagcaggagggatggaAGATACAGTGGATCCAGCAG TGAGGATGGGGACCACCATCAGTGCTTTGGAGCTGCGCATCGAGGAGCTGAGGCATCACCTGCGCATTGAAGCTGCTGTAGCAGAGGGGGCGAAAAATGTGCTGAAGATTCTGGGGGGGAGTCGGGTACAGGATCGCAAATTTTTGGCTGAG GCTCAGGGTCGTTTGCAAGAGTCCTCTCAGAAGATTGATCTGCTGCGCTTCTCCCTGGAACGTCAGCTCAGTGAGCTTTCTCCTGATCACCCAAAAAGAGCACTCATTAAACAGGAACTAGTAAACACTTCCTCCCTGGGAGCCCGGCGTGGCAACATCCAACCCACTTCAGTCATCAAACCTACAGCCCTTACAG GAACACTGGAAGTGagactgatggggtgtcaggatCTATTGGAAAATGTTCCAGGACGTTCCCGAATGACAAGTTCTTCTCCCATCTGTGGCAGCCCAAGCGATTTGAGGTCCCTTTCCCGGACACGAGTTGGCCTGGGCATCCATGGCCGTGGTGTTGCAGGAAAATACCGGAATGAAGAGCCATGTA ATGAGGTCCTTGCTGTGCTCAAAGTCGACAATAAAGTGGTTGGCCAAACAAACTGGGGACCAGTTAATAACCAGGCGTGGGACCAGAGCTTTGCCATTGAGCTGGACAGG TCTCGTGAGCTAGAAATTGCAATTTATTGGAGAGATTGGAGAGAACTCTGTGCAGTGAAGTTTTTACGTTTGGATGATTTTCTTGATAATGAGCGTCATGGGATGTGCCTCTCACTGGAGCCCCAAGGAATGCTTTTTGCAGAG GTGATGTTCTGTAATCCTGTCATTGAGAGGAAGCCAAAACTGCAGCGTCAGAAGCGCATTTTCCCCAAACAGAAAG GGAAGGAATTTCTCCGAGCTCCTCAGATGAACATGAATGTTGCAGCTTGGGGCCGCCTGATGATGagtttcctccctccctgtagTACCATCAGCACTCTAAGTCCCCCACTTGATGATCCCAATCACACAGATTTTCCTCCAGTTTCCCCACAAAGTCATGGTGATTCAGTGTCCAAAGGGAGTAG TGACTGCCCTGTGGCTAAGCTTGCATCTGCTGATGAAGCACCACCCAAGCCTCCACGCCTTTTTCTGGTGGCCAACTCCAAGGAATCAACACCATCTCCTGCAGATTCTCCA TGCCTGAAGAGGCTCCATGTTGAGGAGAAGTCTTGCAGCTCTCCTGTAACAGGATTTCCAATCCCAGCGTCTCCAAG gaaaaggaCAGTGCAGCTCGAGGATTTTCACTGCATCGCTATGTTGGGCCGTGGCCACTTTGGGAAG GTACTGCTAGCCCAATACAAGGCAACTGGGAAGCTGTATGCCATCAAAGCCttgaagaaaaaagacattatTAGGAGAGATGAAATTGATAG CTTGAACTGCGAGAAGCGAATCTTTGAGGTGGTCAATTCTTCTGATCATCCATTCCTTGTGAACATGTTTGCATGTTTCCAGACCCCTCATCATGCCTGTTTTGTGATGGAATACACTCCAGGGGGGGATCTGATGATGCGCATACACGAAGATGTCTTTTCGGAGCATACGGCACA GTTTTATACAGCCTGTGTGGTCTTGGGGCTCCAGTTCTTGCATGAGAAGAAAATTGTTTATAG GGACCTGAAATTGGATAATCTCCTTTTAGATGCTGAAGGATTTGTGAAGATTGCTGATTTTGGATTGTGTAAGGAAG GAATAGGTTTTGGGGACCGGACAAACACCTTCTGTGGCACCCCTGAGTTTCTGGCCCCAGAAGTGCTGACAGACATCTCGTACACACGGGCAGTGGACTGGTGGGGCCTGGGTGTGCTCATTTATGAGATGCTTGTTGGTGAG TCACCATTCCCTGGAGATGATGAGGAGGAAGTCTTTGACAGCATTGTCAATGATGAAGTCCGGTATCCACGATTCCTTTCAACTGAAGCACTTTCCATAATCCGTAAG ctgcttcgGAAATGTCCGGAGCGTAGActgggagcaggggaaaaaGATGCAGAAGAGATTAAAATTCAGCCCTTTTTTAAG GGAATGGATTGGGATGCCTTGTTTGCCAGGAGGCTGAAGCCCCCCTTTGTGCCCACATTAAGAGATCCAACTGACATCAGCAACTTTGATGAAGAGTTCACTTCCCAAAAGCCAATCCTTACTCCTCCTGAGGAGGTTGCTCTCCTAACCCGTAAGGAGCAGACTGTCTTCAAGGACTTTGACTTTGTCTCCAAACACCTTTTAGGTGTGTGA
- the ZDHHC12 gene encoding palmitoyltransferase ZDHHC12, whose protein sequence is MGPGGRWVRAAHPALSTALALGLLLHRTDLQKQEERGELLQPLIFVLLVLCSILLYFKVSLMDPGFVKPEEEVKEGQGAVIPQIPGDVKLRRCGYCLVKQPMRARHCQLCQHCVRRYDHHCPWLENCVGERNHPLFIVYLSVQLVVLLWGGRVAWSGLYFEQSWEWLKHNIFLLVSFLLILIFTIVVLLLLVSQLYLISCNTTTWEFMSHHRISYLRHSELENPFDQGIILNLWTFFCSRHLTAWENIYVHMNSELV, encoded by the exons ATGGGCCCGGGCGGGCGCTGGGTGCGGGCCGCACACCCggccctgagcacagccctggcgCTCGGACTCCTCCTGCACCGCACGG ATCTGCAAAAGCAAGAGGAGCGCGGGGAGCTGCTTCAGCCGCTGATCTTCGTTTTGCTGGTGTTATGCTCGATCCTGCTGTACTTCAAGGTGTCTCTCATGGATCCGGGTTTTGTTAAGCCTGAAGAGGAAGTGAAG GAAGGACAAGGGGCGGTGATCCCTCAGATTCCAGGTGATGTTAAGCTGCGGCGCTGTGGTTACTGCCTGGTGAAG CAACCCATGCgagccaggcactgccagctgtgccagcactgcgTGCGGCGCTACGACCATCACTGCCCCTGGCTTGAGAACTGTGTAGGAGAAAGGAATCACCCCCTCTTCATAGTCTACCTGAGTGTGCAGCTTGTGGTTCTGCTGTGGGGAGGCCGTGTTGCTTG GTCAGGCCTCTACTTTGAACAATCCTGGGAGTGGCTGAAACACAACATTTTCCTGCTTGTGTCCTTCCTCCTGATACTCATATTCACCATtgtggtcctgctgctgcttgtctCCCAGCTGTACCTGATCTCATGCAACACCACAACCTGGGAGTTCATGTCTCACCACCGCATCTCCTACCTGCGCCACTCCGAGCTGGAGAACCCCTTTGACCAAGGGATAATCCTCAATCTCTGGACATTCTTCTGTTCACGCCACCTCACTGCATGGGAGAACATCTATGTTCACATGAACAGTGAGCTTGTCTAG
- the ZER1 gene encoding protein zer-1 homolog, with translation MASDSPESLMTLCTDYCLRNLEGTLCYLLDNETLRLHPDIFLPSEICDKLVNEYVELVKTDSIFEPHESFFTLFSDPRSTRLARIHLREHIVQDQDLEAIRKQDLIELYLTNCEKLTAKSLQTLVSFSHTLISLSLFGCCNIFYEEENPGGCEDDCLVNPTRQVLVKDFTFEGFSRLRILNLGRLIEGVNVETLLRPLASLAALDLSGIQLNDVGFLTQWKDSLVSLVLYNMDLSEEHIQVIAQLRKLRHLDISRDHLSSYYKFKLTRRVLNLFVENLVNLTSLDISGHTMLENCTIPSMEEKMGQTSIEPAKSSIAPFRGLKRPLQFLGLFETSLCRLTHIPAYKVSGDKNEEQVLNAIEAYTEHRPEITSRAINLLFDIARIERCSQLLRALQLVITALKCHKDDKNIQVTGSAALFYLTNSEYRMEQSVKLRRQVIQVVLNGMESYQEVTVQRNCCLTLCNFSIPEELEFQYRRVNELLLNILNQSRQDESIQRIAVHLCNALVCQVDNDHKEAVGKMGFVMTMLKLIQKKLADKTCDQVMEFSWSALWNITDETPDNCEMFLNYSGMKLFLECLKEFPEKQELHRNMLGLLGNVAEVKELRPQLMTSQFISVFSNLLESKADGIEVSYNACGVLSHIMFDGPEAWGICEPHREEVVKRMWAAIQSWDINSRRNINYRSFEPILRLLPQGISPVSQHWATWALYNLVSVYPDKYCPLLIKEGGIPLLKDMIKMASARQETKEMARKVIEHCSNFKEENMDTSR, from the exons ATGGCATCTGACAGTCCTGAGTCGCTGATGACCTTGTGCACCGATTACTGCCTTCGCAACCTGGAGGGGACCCTGTGCTACCTCCTGGACAACGAGACGCTGCGGCTCCATCCCGACATCTTCCTGCCAAGCGAGATCTGTGACAAACTCGTCAACGA GTATGTGGAGCTGGTGAAGACAGACAGCATCTTTGAACCCCATGAAAGCTTCTTCACCCTCTTCTCAGACCCACGGAGCACCAGGCTGGCTCGGATCCACCTGAGGGAACACATTGTGCAGGACCAGGACCTGGAGGCCATCAGGAAGCAG gATCTTATTGAGCTCTACCTGACTAACTGTGAGAAGCTGACAGCCAAAAGCCTGCAAACCTTGGTAAGCTTCAGCCACACACTGATCTCCTTGAGCCTCTTTGGCTGCTGCAATATCTTCTACGAGGAGGAGAACCCCGGGGGCTGTGAGGACGACTGCCTGGTGAACCCCACTCGCCAGGTCTTGGTCAAGGACTTTACTTTTGAAGGCTTCAGCCGCCTGCGCATCCTGAACCTGGGCCGCCTGATCGAGGGGGTGAACGTGGAGACACTGCTGCGGCCCTTGGCCTCCCTTGCAGCTCTTGACCTTTCTGGGATCCAGCTGAATGATGTGGGATTCCTGACCCAGTGGAAGGACAGTCTGGTTTCCTTAGTGCTTTACAACATGGACCTTTCAGAGGAGCACATCCAAGTGATCGCGCAGCTTCGCAAGCTCAG GCACTTGGATATCTCCCGAGACCATCTGTCCAGTTATTACAAGTTCAAGCTGACGCGGCGGGTTCTGAACTTGTTTGTGGAAAACCTGGTGAACCTCACTTCACTCGACATCTCAGGGCACACCATGCTGGAGAACTGCACTATCCCCAGCATGGAGGAGAAGATGGGCCAGACAAG CATTGAGCCAGCAAAGAGCAGCATTGCTCCCTTCCGGGGTCTGAAACGACCACTGCAGTTCTTGGGCCTTTTTGAAACATCCCTCTGTCGCCTGACCCATATTCCAGCCTACAAG GTGAGTGGAGACAAGAATGAAGAGCAAGTCCTGAATGCCATCGAGGCTTACACCGAGCACCGGCCAGAAATCACCTCCCGGGCCATCAACCTGCTCTTCGACATTGCCCGCATCGAGCgctgcagccagctgctgaGAGCCCTCCAG CTGGTGATCACAGCCCTCAAGTGCCACAAGGATGACAAAAACATCCAGGTGACGGGCAGCGCTGCGCTGTTCTACCTGACCAACTCCGAGTACCGCATGGAGCAGAGCGTGAAGCTGCGGCGCCAGGTCATCCAGGTGGTGCTCAACGGGATGGAGTCCTACCAGGAGGTCACA GTACAGCGGAACTGCTGCCTGACACTGTGTAACTTCAGCattcctgaggagctggagtTCCAGTACCGCCGCGTGAACgagctgctgctgaacattCTCAACCAGAGCCGGCAGGACGAGTCCATCCAGCGCATCGCTGTGCACCTCTGCAATGCCCTGGTCTGCCAGGTGGACAATGACCACAAAGAAGCTGTGGGCAAGATGGGGTTTGTCATG ACAATGCTAAAGTTGATTCAGAAGAAGTTGGCTGATAAAACG TGTGATCAGGTGATGGAGTTCTCCTGGAGCGCCCTCTGGAACATCACTGATGAGACCCCAGATAACTGCGAGATGTTCCTTAACTACAGTGGCATGAAACTGTTCTTGGAGTGCTTGAAA GAGTTCCCAGAGAAACAGGAGCTGCACCGCAACATGCTGGGCCTCCTGGGCAACGTGGCAGAAGTGAAGGAGCTCCGCCCGCAGCTCATGACCTCCCAGTTCATCAGTGTGTTCAG CAACCTGCTGGAGAGCAAAGCTGATGGGATTGAGGTGTCATACAATGCCTGTGGAGTGCTCTCCCATATCATGTTTGATGGTCCAGAGGCCTGGGGGATCTGTGAGCCTCACAGGGAGGAAGTTGTGAAGAGGATGTGGGCAGCCATCCAGAGCTGGGATATCAATTCCAGGAGAAATATCAATTACAG GTCATTTGAACCAATCCTACGACTTCTTCCACAAGGGATCTCCCCAGTCAGCCAGCACTGGGCCACCTGGGCACTCTATAACCTGGTCTCTGTCTACC ctgacaAGTACTGCCCACTGCTGATCAAAGAAGGTGGGATTCCTCTCCTGAAGGACATGATTAAAATGGCCTCAGCACGACAAGAGACCAAGGAGATGGCCCG GAAAGTTATAGAGCACTGCAGTAACTTTAAGGAGGAGAACATGGACACTTCCAGATAG